Part of the Anopheles gambiae chromosome 3, idAnoGambNW_F1_1, whole genome shotgun sequence genome is shown below.
gatagagagacgCGAACGCTCAACGGGCCAACCTTTGAATGGCGGGCTTTCGTTTGGAGCGATCCCGGGCTTCCTCGGGACGGAGGGGAGTGCTCCCAGGGAGGCTCAACTGTGCGGGACGGGACGGAGGGGTACTTTCGATTCAGTTTAAATCGTAACGAacttgtttttcccccctggAGCGAGTTTTgggagcgtgcgcgcgcgcgcatttTTATTCTTCCATTTTGATACTGAAGCCGCGTCTGTGTGCTTGTCTGTGTGCTTATCTGCCGAGAACACAGGGCGCGGATTTACACACAGCGCCGTCCGTATGAATTGAAACTTGATCATGTCCGCTGCTTTACATCTTTCACCAGCGCATTCCACCGGTGGCTGCAGGTGGATCGGATacgctaaaaaaaaaaacacccaaccCCAGGGCGGTGCGCCGGCTAGCAAGGAGGAACTCACTTCACGACTCACGtctctcttcttttcctttcattttttcAGGCTCCATCGACGGTTTCCCTTCACACGCGGAACTTTtgccaaagtgtgtgtgtgttgagccCTGTTCGCGAAACTCGAGGATCGCCATCGGTGGTCGAAAATCGAAACCCCTGGCCGGCAGCGTCTGCCAGTGATCGACACACGATCGTCGCAGACGGACCACCGTTGTgaaccgtttgtgtgtgtgtcagcagCAATAGCCTCCAGCCCCAGGGCAGGACCTCCCGTGCCATCGCGTGGACGGTCCGGACGGACTTCATCGGACTCGCCTCAGTGCCTCGGTGTGGTGAGCGATAGATAAAACACGGAAAAGCTCGTTTGCGACGTTATCAGGTGAATGTTTTCTGTCTAGACCTGCGACAGGTAACTAGCAGCGAGCGATAGGCTAGTTGGccagtctgtgtgtgtgtgtgtgtgtttttgtgtaagtGGATGATAAGGAAGCTTGAGCTTTTTCGGGTTCCCTTTTGCGCTCGGCGTCGAAGTCGGTGTTTTAGGAACGCGAGCGGTCGATGACAATGTTTGGTGCGGCCGGGAAGGCTGGTGATGCTGGTCATCGGTGCTGCGCGTGGTGTCCGATGGTGTCGCAGGCAAAGGTCCCGTGTGCAGTGATCGTGTCTTCGTTCCCGGTAGCTCCAGTGCGGTGTGATATCTAGGCGGCAAGAAGTGGCTACATTTTGTGATAGAAAACGAAACCTGTGGGGTGGAAAACGTAGAAAAAAAGGCGAGACGCGTTGATAGTGTCGTTTTGGAGAAGAATTGTTGTCGTTTTGTGGAGTGTTTTTCGTGCAAGGCGAGTGCAAGTTACAAGCAAGCATTCCTGAAGTGGGTAGTGGAGCCGTTATCGCTGCATAGCTTGAAGTGGTTCCGTTTATGGTTGGTCGCGAGAATATTAGTCAGCGCAGGAAGTCTGGACGATTTCCTGGGAGCGTAAAGAAGCGATAGATAGAGAGGGATAGTGAATgagtgtgtaagtgtatgtgttttcAGAAGAACCGGAGCAAAGAATCGTAAAAAAAGCCCGAGGAGACCTTACCGTCGCCTCCAGAcacacccagcagcagcagcagcagtagcagcaacgcCTTTTCTACTTCGCTAAACCCACCAGCTTCCTCTCCCCGTAGTCATGACAACGAATACTAGCAACCTGAAGCTATCTGGAAATATCATAGGTCTAACAGGCAAGCAATCACAACCGCACacccaacagcaacagcagcagcagcagctacaacagcagcaacagcaccatcaccagctccagcagcagcatcttcaGCAGCAATTGCACAAGCACAAACTCAAACAAGCCCAACAGCACctccaacagcaacagcaacagcagcaacagcaacatcagcaagTAACAGGGACGGTGGTGACGACCTCACTGTCGAACGGTGTCGGGCACCATCCTGGCGGTGGCATCTTCACGTCCGCCCTCAATGGTGGTGGGCTGGTGAAGTCCCCGAGCGGTATCCCCCAGCAAACGtcggccggtggtggtggtgggacgGGCCAGGCACCGGGTAGCCACATACCGCCCCGCTATCAACCACCACCGCACCCACCGGGAGGCATCCTCAAGAACGGGTACACGAACGGCGGTCACCTGAAAGCAGCCTACCAACGACCGGAAGGAGCCCAAAACGGAGGACTCGCGTACAACGGCACCAACGGCAAGGGATACTTCGGCGAGCATCTGAAGAAGCCGTCGAATCCTTCCCGCTTGCTTGCGCCCCGTCAGCATATCCGCTTCTCGAATCTACCTCCACTGGTGAACGGTGGTCCAGCGGCTCCGGCGAGTCAGCCGGTTCAATCGCAGCAGGCTGCGATCACTgtccatcagcagcaacagcagcaacagcagcagcaaatccaAACGCTACATCATCTTCCTCCAGCACCGCACGCAAGGCTCAGCTCGGAGTCTTCCTCGGAAGATCAGACGACCAGCTCGACCCGATCGTTGCAGGCTCATCTGGCGCACGCGAAAGCCCCACAACCGGCGCCGGCATCGAACGGTCCCTCCGCCGGTCACATCCATCAAACGACGGCAATAGTGCATCAAAGTAGTCAACCGGCGAGTACGAACGGACCGACCACGAACGGGTCGGGTCTGCACAAACCATCCCAACCTTCCCACCTGCCCACTGCGACCGGtgtccatcagcagcagcaacagcagtcccAGCATCCGGTTCAGACACTCCAGCAGCACCAatcagcacagcagcagcagcagcaacagcagaaccaGGAAATGTTGAAGTTTGTCCGGAAAGCGGAGTCCGAAACCTCCTCCACACCGACCTCATCCAGTGggggtggaggtggtggcggAGGACGCATCTCGGCGCTGGAGCAGAACCGGCACTTTCAGGTGAGTTGGCATCCCAATCCCTATTCGGGAGTGTTTGGTGCATCCGACAGGTTGCGGGACTTTCGAACGGATCGAACATCGAGGAATGGGATTGCCAGTGAGAGGCACGCGCGTGTGTTTACACCCAGCGGGAAACCTGTTTTCGCAATGCCGGGTGGGCACAGCCCAGTTCCCGCTTTTACCTTTAAGAGAGCGGGGAGGAGTGTCCACCCCTCCCGTTCGATCCCAAACGAAGGAGAAAGTTTTTGACCTTTTCCCGCCCCGTTCGCCATCGACGTGTGATGTGGGACTGATTTCTGGATGTGGTGCCGCTCGTGGAAGGGGGAGACATTGAGTGGGGCGCCTAAAGGCGCGATAGACCCGTAATGGACCCGTGCGTGTCCCGTCTCTGGTAACTGGTTCGAAAGTTGTTCCCCTGGccgtgtgtgttgtttatcAGTGATAAAATTTCACCCGAAAAATGtccccgtttgtgtgtgttgatgcgATTTCCCTGCTTTTGGATGTGTCTTGCCAAGGAGTCAGATGTACGGGAGGGGTCGCCAACTCGTTTTAAAGATCCACCATGCGATGTCTTGTTTGCGACACAAACACTAAAagggaagaaaggaaaaaaaggaaagttaTCTTCCGACACGATCTCTAAAACCGTTTAGAGGCTGGTTCGCCCCGGTTTTGTCATctctgtgttgttgttgtgagtCACGCGCTTTGCGAAAAGTCTCCGTTGACAGTGCGGTGGGCGCAATTTGTCAATTCGATATGGTTCGTTTCCGTACGATTGTCACGCTGGTGGACTTGTTGTAGCATTGTCGTTTTGTTCTCCATTAGGGGAAAGGGCACGTCTAAAGTGTCTCCTCCACCGTGACGAAGGGGGAGTGCTTCCATTACGCCGTTGACTTTCGCCCAGATCTAGACACACACAACCTCAAACAATGTAGTCACCCCGTACAAGCCCTTTGATTATGATGAATGAGTTTTGCTTTACGAAAGGCGATTGCGATTAGACCGACTAGACGGGCACAATCGAAACGGCCGCAACTCTAGGTCCGTACAAATAGGTGTTTTGCCTGAACCGGGGTGTGATGTTTTGCTCCATCCAATGTGCAGCTCCATCTAGAAAGGTGTCGAAAAATACGGCGAGCCTTTGAAAAGGGCAAAAGCCCGGTTGTGAGAGAAATTTCATAACCAAAAACGGACGGCGGCGAGAAAAGAGCTGCATTACATGGTGAATTTtgagtgaaaattaaaatcaaattaaaattacatacCGAACGTGTCGTGTACGTTGCTTCATTGTTCTTCACTTTCCCATGCTTTGCAGGCTTTGCGCAGGGCTTTACTTACAACAACCTTTTCCAATACGAaaatttttccaaacaaaacacacgcgaGGGCGACATTTAGGCTATTTGGAATCGACATCCAGCGAACCCCGAAAACCCTTTTTGCAAACAAAGGTCATCGCTTTCTCGCCTCTTTCTCGCCGGCCGTAAAAAGCTTCTTTGCACGATTATTTCATTAAGTCGGGAAAAAATTACCCTTTGTAAATGCTTCAACTTTGTAGCCGCATGCACACGAGCTCGCTGTGCATTTGCGTTGCgatgatatgtgtgtgtgtgtgtgtgtgtgcaatgaaCTGGGAGAGAAGGGAGAGAAGAAGCGATCATTTCTTGTTGTTTCGTGTTTGCTTGCTGATTGCTTTTTGGCTTGCGGATTCGGGGGCTTTGGGGGGGGCAATGCagatatatacatatattccTGCGCACTTGGTGGCCAGGCCCGATCGCGGCCAGTAATAATGCTCCGTTAGGTTAATTTCATTCGGCATTATGAtgctgtgcttgtgtgtgtgtgctatggCGTATGAAATCCGTGATAGCTGTGTTGGTTGGAAGtttagagaaagagaagaataTAGTTGGAATTTACTAAATTAGATGAGAAAAGGTAGTAAAAGTTTAAGCTTAAAAGTCAGATTAATAACAACCAAAGAAAATAGCCTCAAAGTGTCTTCATTTGAGACGATTTATCATGTGTCTCTGATCGTCTTAATAGGTTAGATAATTTCCCTACCCCGTCCGGCATTGTCACTCTTAATAAAACCATTTACGATACGGCCGTGCCAATTCACACGGTCGCCATTTAAGACACGCAAATTAAGCGTCATAATGCTAAATAAAGTCCATTTATCTTTAAATCACTGATGGCACACACCATTCAGACAAAGAAGGAGAACGGAGACAGtggcaaataataaaatcttTGGAAGCGGAGAAgcaacaaatgaaacaaaacaaaaaaacagcaataaaACATTCCCAAAAGTAAAGAAAGAACTCTCTGTACAATAGTTTATAAAAGGGCAATAAATAAAGCCACGGAGGGTGGAGCGTTTCGTTTTTTGGAGCGGGAAATGCCATTTCATgccattcacaaaaaaaaaaaaacggaaacgagGGACACTGTTTGGGGTTCGACGTGTAGAAGCGAAACAAAAGTGAGAGTACCGGGTTCGAGCCCGGTCTAATCTGGTGCAATTTATCGCTTCCCGTTGTTGCTAATATTGAAAGCGACGTTGGAGAAGGGAGGAGATTAATAAAAgaatagcacacacacacagacacaacatTCACATGTGCGCATAAACGAAGGAAAACATATTATTTCCGGTACTTTTGCCCCCGGTAGCAATGGCTCGTAAAAACACCTTGCACAGAAAGAATACTCATTCCCCCTTCGCCGTATGGTCGCGTGTGCTGGGTTCCAAAGCGCACCGGAACCAGCTGGGCGCAGGCACTTCAATTTTTAATGCGTTCTGAAGCGATGGTACATCATAAAAGAGCCGTACCGGATGGTATGGTTCCGACTGCAAGTGTTCGTTCAAACAGAAAACCCAAAAACTACTCTCTGTTCAAATCCGCTCCACTGCCAAAGtaagggttcgtcgcttgcgttGAAGTCGTTCGTTTTTGCGTGCGCTGCGACGGCGGCTGCCGTCAGAGATTGCTGCAGCCTGCAGCTGTTGCGCTGTGCGGGCTGAGAGTGTTAACCGGTCGGTCAGTTTGGGAAGCctttaatgaaatttcaatTACTCGTTTCGGTGGCATCTCTCCGTTCCGTTTGCCCCGTCACATCTAATTGCAAGTCGCAAGCCGAGTGGCTGTATGGCTTCCCCTTTGGACGTTTTCTCACCTCTCGTTCGCTCTGCTTTGGGGCTGGTGTGTAGTACCCTTCACCGGCTTAAGCTAACGTCACGGTCAGCTCAGGCTCTTCATCCTTTCGGCACCATACGTCCAGATCGAATTGCATGCGCTGAGAGAGAGTCAGAGGTCTCTGTGCCGTTTTGCTGCCCCATTCCCAGGCAGTGCAAACCATCAGGGCAGCgcaaattaagtagttttgtcgttgtttttgtttgcctcttTCTTCTCACCCTTCCTCTCTCATCCAACCTCTCCAGTTCTCAGACACTTGTGTCAGTTTTTCCACGCATGCCCATTCGGTTCGCTTCGCACCCGTTTATTAGCAATTGcggaaaaacgaaacattccACCGCACCACTGCAATCCGGTTAGTCTAATGAtcgtgcgtgtgtttctgtgtgtgtcggtgttgGGCGCCCAGGGTCGCCAAGGTGGATGGGAATTTTGGATTTTACCCCGTTTGGTGGCCGCCGTTTGTTTGAACcgtgtttgcgtgttttgtgACTTTCAAAAAAAAGATCGGCTCTACCACTCATGATGTTGTGTGACTGTGCGGGTCGGAAACGGAGGATGATGGCGGAGGGGCTCTAGCCTCGATAAATCTGGGCATTATCTTAATTTTTGTCCATGGGTTTCAAACGGACGTTCAAACCGGGGATGGGGATGGGTGGTTTGACCGAGCATAATATAATGACCAAAATTATGACGCACCGCAAGCGAGTTTGGGGTTTGAAGGGGTTTTCCGTCTTCACCTCCGGTGAGTGGTAGGTTCCCCTCGCGACACGCTCACATGGCCCTGTTCGGTGTGGAGAATTGTGTCGCTTCCTTTTCGGGGACCGAAATTGGCCAGATTTTTTGGGGGATTGTTGTGCGTTTCCTTCCAAATGCGGTGGAATGTTGCCGCACAGTTCATCTGGCAGCAAAATTACCCTGCTCACTAGTCAGTCCAGTTTCCACTGCCCAATCAACTCACACCTTACCTACTGGGCAATGGTTTGTGGTGTGGTGGCTGTGTGTCGCTCAGTTCCCGAAACAACCGGAGCCTAAAAACTAACAACACATGCAAACAAAATGCTACATACCAAACAGTGCGCACAGCGGTTGGAGCTGTGCTGTGGCCAgagaacataaaaataaaggtACGCAACGTCATAACAACAACATCTTTAATTGCATTAACAAACATTGGCAACTGGCTGGCGAACGCGCagtgtctgtgtttttttatcgctttcTTTCGCAACCGAGCGGGTCGTGCTCTCTGCGTGCTCTCGGTGTGTGAGCTGCCCGAATCACGCCAtacgcaaataaaacattgtttacgcatgctgctgcttgctgtttTCTGCAATTTCGTCATTTAAACATTACTGCGAGGGGAACGTAAACGATcgtcggttggttggttggttggatggCGGTGGCTAAGAATTGTGATACCATTGTAGTGCTTGAACGTCGTGTACGTTTTGCGCCGTACCCGCACTGATTACAGTCTGGGAACGGGACGGAAGCCAATCCCACGCCTATAAAGCACGCCCTGTAGCACAGCAGCTGCCGGGGGGGAGAGATGAGATTTACCTGGCAGGCATAAATTAGCgtgtagtttttgttgttgaatttgaatgaaaattggGTGTAACACGCAGGGCGGTGTACGCATTTAGCAGTTGGtgtttcgcaaaaaaaaaagtcgggCTTGGACGGGATATTTTGAAAGCAAGTCATGCAATGAGACACTTAAATTTGCTTTGCGTTTTGGGTGTGTGAAGAGAACATTATTTGTCAAGAATGTTTAGGGAATATTTTAGCCTATTTGTATGCAAATAAAGGTGTTGAGTGTTTGTAAAGAAGATAAAATGGCCTTTTTTGAGTCATATCTAGGCTgtagagatagaaaaaaaaaatcaataacgaATGTGAATGTGTTGCTGATGAAAGCTAATTTAGCTTCCCATAATTCGGTGTCATAAATTCCCTTCGTCGAGATGTCTCATGTTCCGTTCCCGCCCCGATCTCCCGATAGTGTCAGCACCGTTGTTTCGTTAAGCGACACTTCTGTACCGCTCTCCAATCAATTTACCGAGCAGGAAATCGAATTATACACCCACACAAATTCTAGGCCCTACggagcgagcgaacgaaatGGTTTCGTTTGATAATCTCGAGCGGAGATTGAAGAAACAACGGAATTGGATCTGTGTGCGTctagcgcacacacacccctttTTTGGGGGAGTTTTCTGAGCCTCCCGCTCCGGATTTTGTCGCTCTAACCTGGCCCGCACGATTGGATCGTTAATCAAGCGTAAGTGTAACGACCGATCGCCCACGGACGATTCTAGCATTGCCGAATTCATCGTGGTGTTGATCTATGTTGATGCTTGATGGTGCCTGGCCCCTGTCTCGTGTCGGTTTATTGGATGACAATAATCACTTCCACCCGGCTGGAGTGCGGAGTTTGCAGGAGGATCGTGCCGACGTTTGAGCAATTGCTTGATTAGGGAGGCCcgacggacgacgacgacgacgacgaggtcTGGAGTGCAGGAGTGAGTCATGTCGTAAAGTCTAACGAACCCTTTTGCCTCCTAACCGCTGCGCCAACGCAAACTACTAGTGCGCGGGTACGTAGAGAACGGGTTGGGCGTTTAGATGGGTTGGACTGGCATCACCATGTGGTATGACGCGTTGGACTGTTTTAGATACAGGGCGGATACCGTGTGTTGTAAATGTTATGAATATGTacataacacaaaaaaaaaaaacagcaaaagggCACACGTTTTCTGCGAATGTGTCTGCGTGtctgtatttcttttttgctcaATTTTGCGGAGGATCAATTTACGATCGTATGAAAAAGTCACATGCGTGACATTTCACCCACTTTGTTTCCGTTTCCTCTCGTGCTCATGCTCCACTCAAACGGGGAGGGGGGaagcctttttgtgtgtgcaacgAATCATACACCGAAGCTGCGgcgtaaacaaaacataattcatTCATCCCGCGATTCCCACCGCCCAAAACTGCCGTGAACCGTGACGGGGCAGCGGGCAGTGGACCGCAAACCGGAGCTCTCGGAGTGTTTGGGTGTCCGGTGCAGCCCACCGCATTATGTGGGAAGAACGAACGGAACGTTGGACGTTAGCCGTTGGAGGCGTTCTACTCTCGCAGTTTGTGCAAAGCCCAAATGCACATCGGTGAAAGTGTAAAGCTCCCGTCTGCAGCGCAACCGATCGAGGTCGACTGGTTGCCGGTATGCTGAAGAGGTGTGGCCTTTGCAATGCTGCAGCAAAGGGGGTGATTTTTGCAATCTAGAATCGAGATCGGTGGGTGTGGAAgtgggtttctttttcttcttctagtttttaaattataacaCACTACCATACCCATCCGACGGGGGAAATGGCGCACAATGGGAAAAAAGTTTCGCCCAGTTCCGGTGAGATAATGGCCGCCCAAGGAAAGTGAGACCATGGCGGCAATTATTACAAATGTATTCAAATCACGTCATCACATCCCATGGGAAGCGCAGACATGGTTGGAAGAGCATAAGAATCGGTTTTTATCAGCCTATTTGCCTGCTTTATCTCTCTATCAAACAGAGTCGGCGTAGAATATGCTAAAGATCCCTCTTCTGTGAAGAAGAAATGGAAAGTATTTTGCGCTAGACAGGGCCCCATACGTCTATGTCTGAGAATAAATTACCTCTTCTGTGTGGGGCTGGGTGGAGTTGCACTAAGGGCCACACTACTGCAGCAAACGCTTCAGCCATAAAATTACACCTATAATTACACATGTTCACTTCAATCCGCATCGCTTGTGGTTGTGCAACGGAAGGTGGTGAAGTTTTGGTGTGCAAGGCACCAttgaaagagagacagagcgatACTTTACGACCACAAATATCGCCACCGGCGGCGACGTGCCAGGATTGAGTTGCGCGGATCGCTTTATGGATGTCATCGGTGGATGTCTTGTCGGACTGGATTCGCCGGTACAAATGGACGAACAGGAAGAAACAGAGCGTCTCTTTTTATTGGTAACGTATTTATTACACTTTCGGTTACGCGCGAAGAGAGTGCGGGAGCCGACAAAGAAGCGTTTGTGTTGTAAATTATCGCACAAACTGTTGttaaaaacgaataaaaacgAGTGCTGTTGAACAAACAGTGCGCAGTGCACCAAATCCGTTACAGTTGTTACGCAAAGAAAGTGAGAAGACGGGCTCGTAAAAACAAAGTCGATACAGTCGACGGACTTACACTGCCCAAGACGGCACTGCCTAACAGGTTCGCCTGATGAAGTTAGTTCAATAAACTTTTTACGGGTTGAAAGCAgaagaacgaacgaacgcgGCCCAGGTCAGGAAGAGGTCAGCCCAGTACTCCATTTGCAACAGGTTCCCTTTAGGGTGCCTTCTTGCGCATGAAAGACGCTCGAAATATCGGTGACCAACTTCACCGACACCGCGGGGTATCTTTCTCTTGGCCCCCGGGTACTGGCGTTTCGCGCCGACTTTCGACACCGGGACAGGTGAAGCGTTCTTTCGGGTCCCGGCTTGTTCGCATTCCACTTTGTTCCACTGTAtcgttctttctctcttcggCTCTTTCGGCTGACAGATGATCGATCGTGTGCGCAACATAGTCGCCCCTGCGTCAGGGTCAGTCTCCTCCTCGATCGATCTTTTTGCGCTTCTCGCGCACTTCACTGCGCAAGCGGTCGGACAGCTGCTTCACCTGAAGCGAGCATTGAGATTATGGCAAATATTTACCCCCTTGGTACGGGGTGTTTTTCACTGCCAACTCCAATCAAACACAGGCTCACCGGGCTCAACAATGTGTTTCATTCATGGTCTGCGAGGGGTTTCGCGGACCCACCGGTTGTCATAATGGAATTTTAAGGCTCGGGCGGTGGTGTGTATGGACATTGTGGTCCAACGCACTCGCACGTCATACGATGGAAATTGATGACCGTAGGGAAAGGGAAGCTGCTTGAGAAACGTGCGGAAGCAATGATGACCACGCACCACCACGATGGCTTATTTCCGATACCGGAATCGAACAGCTAATTGGATGCGTTTCCTTCGTCTCGAGGCTGTTGGGTACTTCGTGGGGATTCATTGGAAGATTGGGAAACATTTAACTAGCCAGCGAAAAATGTGGTAAAACGGTACAAAATTGCAACCACTTCACCACTGGGTGGGTAGTAGCATTGCGAGATTGCAATTGCGTGAacaaaggaaaagaagggaaacagCGATGATGCCGGTTAAACGGTTCCAGTTTTGGGCGTCGTTTGGGCGATGATTACCATCATCaaactcatcatcaccaccagcgCACCATTAGTGTCATTATTCAATTGGACAGAAAAACGATGCGCGCGAGGGAGTTGGTGCATTCGGCAAGTCAGTGGAGGATGTCGGTGTGGATGTTGGAAGGCGTTGAAAAGCTCGCCCGCACGCTCACCCTAATGACAGGTCGGTCTCATTAAAGCAAGTGACGACTTCACTGTGAAACGCGCGCAGAGATACAAAGTGTTTCGAAAAGAAAAGACGAACTCCAATGCCCAATGCTCACAAAGACTTTGAAGCGTTTTATCATCACTATATCCTGCCGGGCCTGTTGAGGTAAGCAAACGGATCCGATTCGGTGCTGAATAAGGTTTAATCCTTCAGCCCTCGGACTTGTGCGGGGTGTAGACGATTTGGGTAAGTATAACAAATTGTCCTGCACCATTGAGGTGGCGAAGAAAAGATGATTAATGGATGGTGTGAGTGAGCGTGCTTGCTTGGAGCGCTTGGGAGTCGCTGACAAATCGGGCCGGATAAGCTGGAAGCTGGGATCACTGGTTAAAAAATGACCTACATGAGTTTTTCGAAGCCAAAACGACTGCTGCTACTCATCGCTCgtttcacacacacgcgcgcttgTGTGTAACTTTGTAGAGCATCTCGGGGCATTCGGGGAGAGAGTTCCagggcgtgtgtgtgatgctgTGATGTCGCGCTGTGGACGTCTTCAAATTTCAGTTCCCACGACCCATTGCGGACACCCAGTGTCCCACGGCGGAGAGGGCGAAGAATATGCGCTTGCCTCCCAACCAAGCCTGCGCAGCAGATTGGTCGAAGAAGAAGCCCATGTGCAGGGCTGCAAAACATGTGTAAACGGGTCCGTCGGGTTGTGTTGTCCGGCtggtgggagagagagaaatggaaAGAGAGCGAACAAGGGATGGCACGGCATTCCTCTGTTGGTGCAGGCATCTCCCTAGATGTGAAGCCGGACGCTGCCAAGTGCCGGCGGCCTTCAACCGGACGCATTCGTTATTAGAAGACTAACTTCCTCGGCTTCGGCCGGGTGTACACGGTCGTACACTTAATTAACTGACACCACCATTCTGCCActgcgccatca
Proteins encoded:
- the LOC1277773 gene encoding methylcytosine dioxygenase TET, producing MTTNTSNLKLSGNIIGLTGKQSQPHTQQQQQQQQLQQQQQHHHQLQQQHLQQQLHKHKLKQAQQHLQQQQQQQQQQHQQVTGTVVTTSLSNGVGHHPGGGIFTSALNGGGLVKSPSGIPQQTSAGGGGGTGQAPGSHIPPRYQPPPHPPGGILKNGYTNGGHLKAAYQRPEGAQNGGLAYNGTNGKGYFGEHLKKPSNPSRLLAPRQHIRFSNLPPLVNGGPAAPASQPVQSQQAAITVHQQQQQQQQQQIQTLHHLPPAPHARLSSESSSEDQTTSSTRSLQAHLAHAKAPQPAPASNGPSAGHIHQTTAIVHQSSQPASTNGPTTNGSGLHKPSQPSHLPTATGVHQQQQQQSQHPVQTLQQHQSAQQQQQQQQNQEMLKFVRKAESETSSTPTSSSGGGGGGGGRISALEQNRHFQNLLAELRALKEANQRLSDDNQELRDLCCFLDDDRQKGRKLAREWQRFGRYTASVMRQEVSAYQTKLRQLDDKQQELIRDNLELKELCLYLDEERNNTGGRTATVCSSCGNSGNSAVPLRDDGDGSSSSTNADENLHNIAQFGRNGMDLNMRSTLSDQTLQYVRALESRIRQLEEERAVVLNNSATTTAGATTNGTGQVTTTSSHPDPISGRPEAVVRALQVLEVREQLERERIGNTPPDQLDDGEKALVREMCNVVWRKLEDAPNTGIDQHV